In Aspergillus nidulans FGSC A4 chromosome II, a single window of DNA contains:
- a CDS encoding mRNA splicing protein PRP45 (transcript_id=CADANIAT00004222) encodes MTSIAEGLFKSLPKPKYTGEEEELPQHGQRGPRIVGPGQLDDTQIVLRRTGPPPYGNRAGWRPRAPEDFGDGGAFPEILVAQYPLDMGRKGTQSKSNALAVQVDAEGKVKYDAIARRGHSDDRIVHASFKDLIPLRQRVDMGEVSLDRPSEEEVQAQMEKTKNALASLVSGAVAAQKPKNVKGGSRAEPTFVRYTPANQMGDTSRKNDRIMKIVERQQDPMEPPKFKHKKIPRGPPSPPPPIMHSPPRKLTAEDQEAWKIPPPVSNWKNPKGYTVPLDKRLAADGRGLQDVSINDKFAQFAEALFTADRHAREEVRLRAQMQQRLAEKEKAQKEEHLRALAQKAREERSRAQSRASHSPSRGRSRSRSYSDASSRSRTPSEDEEAARERERIRRERRQDAERQLRQSRMGTERRIQAMAREQNRDISEKVALGLAKPTQSSETMWDSRLFNQTSGLSTGFNEDNPYDKPLFAAQDAINSIYRPKPQADFDDEADAEGEMSKIQKSNRFEVLGRAKEGFRGAADAEERSGPVQFEKDTADPFGIDSMIADVTGGAGGAGQKRYGIQEAEPDSRGSKRARVDEEN; translated from the exons ATGACATCCATTGCGGAGGGACTCTTCAAATCGCTACCGAAACCAAAATACacaggtgaagaagaggagtTGCCACAGCATGGCCAGCGAGGACCGCGCATAGTCGGGCCGGGCCAGCTTGACGATACACAGATTGTTCTCCGA AGGACCGGTCCGCCTCCGTACGGCAACCGAGCAGGATGGCGTCCTCGAGCGCCCGAAGATTTCGGCGACGGTGGCGCGTTCCCCGAGATTCTCGTTGCGCAGTACCCCCTAGACATGGGCCGGAAGGGAACGCAATCAAAATCGAATGCGCTTGCTGTGCAAGTAGACGCGGAAGGAAAGGTCAAGTATGACGCTATCGCACGCCGCGGACACAGCGACGACCGGATCGTACACGCTTCGTTCAAGGATTTAATCCCTCTCCGACAACGGGTGGATATGGGCGAGGTATCTCTGGACAGGCcgtcggaggaagaggttCAGGCGCAGATGGAGAAGACAAAAAACGCGCTTGCTAGCTTGGTGTCGGGGGCTGTGGCTGCACAGAAGCCTAAGAACGTGAAGGGTGGTAGCCGGGCAGAGCCCACGTTTGTACGATACACGCCGGCAAATCAAATGGGTGATACAAGTCGGAAAAATGATCGGATTATGAAAATTGTCGAGCGCCAGCAAGACCCTATGGAGCCTCCGAAGTTCAAGCACAAGAAGATCCCGCGTGGACCACCGTcgcctcctccgccgatTATGCACTCGCCGCCGCGTAAACTGACGGCGGAGGATCAGGAAGCTTGGAAGATTCCGCCTCCTGTGTCGAATTGGAAGAATCCTAAGGGTTATACGGTGCCGTTGGACAAGCGGTTGGCTGCTGATGGACGCGGGCTACAGGATGTTTCGATTAATGATAAGTTTGCGCAGTTTGCGGAAGCACTATTTACGGCTGATCGACATGCCCGTGAGGAGGTCCGACTCCGCGCCCAGATGCAACAGAggttggcggagaaggagaaggcacagaaggaagagcaTCTCCGTGCTCTAGCCCAGAAGGCACGCGAAGAGAGAAGCAGAGCGCAGTCTCGTGCCTCACACTCCCCAAGCCGCGGCCGTAGCCGTAGCCGCAGCTACTCCGATGCGTCATCGCGATCCCGCACACccagcgaagacgaagaagccgccCGAGAGCGTGAACGCATCCGTCGTGAACGACGTCAAGACGCCGAACGCCAGCTCCGTCAATCACGCATGGGCACCGAGCGACGTATTCAAGCAATGGCCCGCGAACAAAATCGCGACATTTCAGAAAAGGTAGCCCTCGGTCTAGCAAAGCCAACGCAGTCGTCCGAAACCATGTGGGATTCCCGCCTCTTCAACCAGACCAGCGGGCTGAGCACCGGATTCAACGAAGACAACCCCTACGACAAGCCGCTGTTTGCCGCGCAGGACGCCATAAACAGCATCTACCGTCCCAAGCCGCAGGCCGACTTTGATGACGAGGCCGACGCGGAGGGCGAAATGAGCAAGATTCAGAAATCGAACCGCTTTGAGGTCCTGGGGAGGGCTAAGGAGGGATTTAGGggtgctgcagatgcagag GAACGAAGCGGCCCGGTCCAGTTCGAAAAGGATACAGCCGACCCCTTTGGCATCGACAGCATGATTGCGGATGTCACTGGGggtgctggcggagcagGTCAAAAGCGCTACGGTATCCAGGAAGCTGAGCCTGATTCTAGGGGTTCGAAACGGGCGAgggttgatgaagagaattAG